From one Flavobacterium sp. N502536 genomic stretch:
- a CDS encoding ADP-ribosyltransferase → MITYVTTYLSEEHEVIQNTERATELSEINTFEKTIVYKYTKDAFQELNQDLLKNGGQNDSPFGTFLEMTLDKLPSYRDIVYRGTFLSPKALEKYTTALEKGTDVTEHSFFSTSKSRSIAEGFGTTLLRIVSKNGKEIEKISKFGIHENPNEQEVLFKLNSTFSVLSIEGNLITLEEI, encoded by the coding sequence GTGATAACATACGTAACTACCTACTTATCAGAAGAACATGAGGTAATACAAAACACCGAAAGAGCGACCGAATTAAGTGAAATAAATACTTTTGAAAAAACAATAGTCTATAAATACACTAAAGATGCTTTTCAGGAATTAAATCAGGATTTGCTAAAAAATGGAGGACAAAACGATTCTCCCTTTGGCACTTTTTTAGAAATGACATTAGATAAGCTACCTTCTTACAGAGACATCGTATATCGTGGCACATTTTTAAGTCCAAAAGCTCTAGAAAAATATACAACAGCTTTAGAAAAAGGAACTGATGTCACCGAACATTCTTTTTTTTCGACTTCAAAATCCAGATCAATTGCTGAAGGTTTTGGAACTACTCTTTTGAGAATTGTGTCAAAAAATGGAAAAGAAATTGAAAAAATCAGTAAATTTGGTATTCATGAAAACCCAAATGAACAGGAAGTTTTGTTCAAACTAAATTCAACATTTAGTGTCTTATCAATAGAAGGCAATTTAATAACCTTAGAAGAGATCTAA
- a CDS encoding four helix bundle protein, whose amino-acid sequence MSNFRSLLIWQKSMTLTTKIYFSTNNFPKEEIFGLTSQIRRSSISIPCNIAEGFGRASDKELLRFLNISVGSLFEMQTQLEIAKNISYLKEDDFNNLYEDSREVERMLVSFIKKIKNRN is encoded by the coding sequence ATGAGTAACTTTAGAAGTTTGCTTATCTGGCAGAAATCAATGACCCTGACAACCAAAATTTATTTTTCAACAAACAATTTTCCTAAAGAAGAAATCTTCGGATTAACTTCACAAATCAGACGCAGCTCGATTTCTATACCTTGCAATATCGCAGAAGGATTTGGGAGAGCTAGCGATAAAGAACTTTTACGCTTTTTAAACATTTCTGTTGGGTCTTTATTCGAAATGCAGACTCAGCTGGAAATCGCAAAAAACATATCTTATTTAAAAGAAGACGATTTTAACAACTTATATGAGGATAGTCGGGAAGTAGAAAGAATGTTAGTTTCTTTTATTAAAAAAATAAAAAACAGAAACTAA
- a CDS encoding nucleoid-associated protein: MINLFNTHIETLAIHRVGNKSRNEAIFLSEQPFNLNDEIVPLIKEYFFKPFREKEENYYQFAHEVDLDYNDMFKYATEIFDNPGNLQEISKRITTHLFEQSNHPHIKNGEVYITYLTNLSIDNNVVDAIGIFKSELQADFLQFEEKDSNLEMILQQGINLSKLDKGCLIFNYKKEEGYKILTVDSNRYDARYWLEHFLSVDAFEDENFITKKYLKFCQNFAKDVVLPAEDKKEEVMFMNRSVNYFAKNDQFEEQNFLNEVLDNPDLIPEFKNYKVDKGEKYSIEDVTSFPIANAAVSDARKSIKNVINLDTHIQIKMDFINPESAEKFVEKGWDEEKQMYYYLVYFNKEEKS, encoded by the coding sequence ATGATAAACTTATTCAACACCCACATCGAGACGCTTGCGATACACCGCGTAGGAAACAAAAGCAGAAACGAAGCGATTTTTTTATCGGAACAGCCATTTAATTTAAATGATGAGATCGTTCCTTTGATAAAAGAATACTTTTTTAAGCCTTTCAGAGAGAAGGAAGAAAACTATTATCAGTTTGCGCACGAAGTCGATTTGGATTACAACGATATGTTTAAATATGCTACAGAGATTTTTGACAATCCTGGAAATTTACAGGAGATCTCAAAGCGAATCACGACACATTTATTCGAACAGTCCAATCACCCGCATATTAAAAACGGAGAGGTTTACATCACCTATCTGACGAACTTAAGTATTGACAACAATGTTGTGGATGCCATCGGAATTTTTAAAAGCGAGTTGCAAGCCGACTTTTTACAATTTGAAGAAAAAGACAGCAACCTTGAAATGATCTTGCAACAAGGGATCAACCTAAGCAAATTAGACAAAGGCTGTTTGATTTTTAACTATAAAAAAGAAGAGGGATACAAAATCCTTACTGTTGACAGCAACCGTTATGATGCGCGTTACTGGTTAGAGCACTTTTTATCTGTTGATGCTTTTGAGGATGAAAACTTCATCACTAAAAAATACTTAAAATTCTGCCAGAACTTTGCTAAAGATGTTGTTTTACCGGCAGAAGACAAAAAAGAAGAAGTAATGTTCATGAACCGATCTGTGAATTATTTCGCGAAAAACGATCAGTTTGAAGAACAAAATTTCTTAAACGAAGTATTAGACAATCCGGACTTAATTCCTGAATTCAAAAACTATAAAGTGGATAAGGGAGAAAAATACAGCATCGAAGATGTAACCTCATTCCCTATTGCCAATGCAGCGGTTTCAGACGCCCGAAAATCAATCAAAAACGTAATCAATCTGGACACTCACATTCAGATCAAAATGGATTTCATTAATCCGGAAAGCGCTGAGAAATTTGTTGAAAAAGGTTGGGATGAAGAAAAACAAATGTATTACTACTTAGTGTATTTCAATAAAGAAGAAAAAAGCTAA
- a CDS encoding plasmid pRiA4b ORF-3 family protein, producing MVYKFRVILDAEEDIFRDIAILEDDTLEDLHNAIFNAFGFDGMEVASFYTCDETWNQEDEIPLFDTGDVPGEQRTMGDYPLSSILDKENTKIIYVYDFINMWTFLVELAAVEDQIAGAPYPETLFSHGEMPDEAIEKSFEADMHDDIYGEFEDDLDEDDLDMFEGDDSFEDYGFEENWN from the coding sequence ATGGTTTATAAATTTAGAGTAATTCTAGACGCCGAAGAAGATATTTTTAGAGACATTGCAATTCTTGAAGATGATACTCTTGAGGATTTACACAATGCGATCTTCAACGCTTTTGGTTTTGACGGAATGGAAGTAGCTTCGTTTTATACCTGCGACGAAACCTGGAATCAAGAGGATGAAATTCCACTTTTTGATACTGGTGATGTTCCTGGCGAACAAAGAACTATGGGCGATTATCCGTTATCTTCTATTTTAGACAAAGAAAACACCAAAATCATCTATGTGTATGATTTCATCAATATGTGGACATTCTTAGTAGAATTAGCTGCTGTTGAAGATCAAATCGCAGGAGCTCCATACCCTGAAACCTTATTCTCACACGGAGAAATGCCGGACGAAGCTATCGAAAAAAGCTTTGAAGCCGACATGCACGACGACATCTACGGAGAATTTGAAGACGATCTTGATGAAGACGATCTTGACATGTTTGAAGGCGACGACAGTTTTGAAGATTACGGATTTGAGGAGAATTGGAATTAG